The region AGGGGGTCGGTCCCCGGGCGCTCGACGATGTCGACGAGCGCCTCACCGATCACGAGGGCCTGCATCACGCGTCCTTCGGGGTGTTGTCGGCGGTGGCACCCTGCTGGGCCGCGTCCCGTTCGGCGGCGACCGCTCGCAGGCGCGTCCGGGCGCCGTCGAGCCACGTCTGGCAGTGGGCGGCGAGCGCCTCGCCGCGCTCCCAGGCCTTCATCGAGTCCTCGAGGGACGCCGAGCCCTGCTCGAGGCGCTGGACGACCTCGACCAGCTCGGCACGGGCCTGCTCGTACGTCAGCGTTGTCACGTCAGCAGTCACGGGTGCACTCACGTCCTCAAGTCAACCAGAGATGGTGGGGGTGGTCGGGGTCGTCTGACTCGTGGACGGAGCCGCCGG is a window of Litorihabitans aurantiacus DNA encoding:
- a CDS encoding exodeoxyribonuclease VII small subunit gives rise to the protein MTTLTYEQARAELVEVVQRLEQGSASLEDSMKAWERGEALAAHCQTWLDGARTRLRAVAAERDAAQQGATADNTPKDA